The stretch of DNA ATGACATACTATCGGTTCATTGTCTCTAATTTCCTTTCTGTTGAGAATATTTCACTGCACTTTAAACTGCCGCATTCAACTTTTTTATTCTCCTGGAGCCGCGATGCTTATGCATAGGTTTCATTGAAATGACACTCTGCAAAAGTCACTCGTCTAGTGTAACAGGCCTGtatgagggggagggagagcacACCCATGTAATGACCACTCCTCACCTGTAGTGGGAGCTGTGGTTTCTGAGGGGTCTTCTCCAAGTTCAGCTGGTTCTGCCCATTGTTCTGGTTAGGCTGGGGGTAGTTGGGGTAAGACATGTAGTAGGGGTAGCCCTAGGGAAGATACACTTGTGAAAGTTAAGAGTCTTAAAGGATCAAAAAGTGTGATGATATGTTTTGCATCATGTTATGCAAAACACATCAGGATCACACATTTAGCTTTTTAGTGCTCTATTTGAAAACTTGACTGTTGACATGCCCAATTTGTGGGGACCATATCAACAGTGAACTAATTAAGAAAATGCAACACAAAAATGGGGTGTAAAGTGATCCTTTAGTCTGAATAAAGAGTGTATATCATCTCTTACAGTGAATACAAGATGCACCTTGAGGAACAAATCACATTGAAAGAGGGAAACTCCACTGTACCTGCATTCTTGGTTGCTGGGGAAATGAAAATGATGGGTAGTATTGCGGAAACTGGGGAACCCCCTTCAGGATAATAGAAAATAAATACAACTTCAACAAATACTGGAAAGACTTTGCCAATTAGTAGTGGATTACCTGACACATGGTATTTCATTCAATTACATTGAATTTGTATAAAAACATAGACAAACTGACTTCAGGAAAAAAATATGTGTATTCATTAGTAGAGGCTGGGAAGGCTTTTGTCATTGGTATCCATCAAAAACATTGGTATTTCAATGAATTTGTGTGAAAACGTACGTAGACCAACTGACTGATCTGAAATGGTACAGTAGCCTACCTGTGCAGGGTTGTGTGGTTGCTGGGGGTTATTGGGGTTATTGGGGTTGTTGGGGTCCTGGGGGGCCCCAGGCTGCTCCTGTTGGGCATTGGCGTACAGAATGGGGGGCAGCTGGTTCCCCTGTGTAGGGAACATCATCTGGGGGCCGAAAGGGCCTCCCATCTGAGGGTTAAAGTTCACCATCTGGGGGAGACCAAATTCAGGCTGCTGTTGGATCACGTACTGGGGCATGAATGGAGACGCCTGAACAAACAAGGTTGGGTAAAAGATCTGTC from Salvelinus fontinalis isolate EN_2023a chromosome 5, ASM2944872v1, whole genome shotgun sequence encodes:
- the LOC129854791 gene encoding sporozoite surface protein 2-like; translation: MTFSDKDIMKLQTITVLVCLFGASLSLPIYQQQIGILASNSNEILRLNGLTLTGVGFGQTQMQASPFMPQYVIQQQPEFGLPQMVNFNPQMGGPFGPQMMFPTQGNQLPPILYANAQQEQPGAPQDPNNPNNPNNPQQPHNPAQGVPQFPQYYPSFSFPQQPRMQGYPYYMSYPNYPQPNQNNGQNQLNLEKTPQKPQLPLQQAAQPQAPGKTWPKGFQTEAANPPPDHRGDTVDPGVDEGHPNFSFLFEP